One genomic window of Polynucleobacter sp. HIN11 includes the following:
- the hprK gene encoding HPr(Ser) kinase/phosphatase yields the protein MSQQLLLEDVTAQQIFDENIGDLKLSWISGLEGADRKFNADAVKSAAASSDLVGHLNMIHPSRIQIFGNQEIDYHAKLPSAERQTQISSLIASKPPCIIVADGCKADEELQLYCQRSSTPLFATNTSAAEVIDHLRFYLTKIGAPCITMHGVFMDILGLGVLITGESGLGKSELGLELISRGHGLVADDAVDFTRLGPDYIEGRCPEILRDLLEVRGLGLLDIRTIFGETAVRRKLKLRLIVQLVRRNDGEFERLPIESQFVEVLDIPIRTVKIQVAAGRNLAVLVEAAVRNTILQLRGIDTLKDFIERQRNQMNLDSEHNKSQGRLL from the coding sequence ATGAGCCAGCAACTTTTACTGGAAGACGTCACAGCCCAACAGATCTTCGATGAAAATATTGGGGATTTAAAGCTGTCTTGGATCAGCGGCCTCGAGGGCGCTGACCGAAAATTCAACGCTGATGCCGTCAAGTCTGCGGCCGCCTCCTCTGATTTGGTTGGGCATTTAAATATGATTCATCCAAGCCGAATTCAGATATTCGGGAATCAAGAGATTGACTATCACGCCAAACTACCAAGTGCTGAACGTCAAACCCAAATCTCCTCTCTGATCGCGAGTAAGCCGCCCTGCATTATTGTGGCCGACGGCTGCAAAGCAGATGAGGAATTACAACTCTATTGCCAACGTTCCTCCACTCCCCTCTTTGCGACCAATACTTCTGCTGCAGAGGTCATTGATCACCTGCGGTTTTACTTAACCAAGATTGGGGCGCCTTGCATTACGATGCACGGCGTTTTTATGGACATCTTAGGTCTTGGCGTCTTAATTACTGGTGAATCCGGCTTAGGCAAGAGCGAGCTCGGTCTCGAACTAATTTCTCGTGGTCATGGTTTAGTAGCCGATGATGCGGTTGACTTTACACGACTCGGGCCAGACTACATTGAAGGTCGCTGTCCTGAGATTTTGCGCGATCTTCTCGAAGTTCGTGGTTTAGGTTTACTGGATATTCGGACGATCTTTGGTGAAACCGCGGTTCGACGGAAGTTGAAACTCCGCTTAATTGTGCAGCTGGTTCGTCGCAATGATGGTGAGTTCGAACGCTTGCCGATTGAATCCCAGTTTGTCGAGGTTCTTGATATCCCAATTCGCACCGTGAAAATTCAGGTGGCTGCTGGACGAAACTTAGCAGTTCTCGTTGAGGCTGCTGTTCGTAACACCATTTTGCAACTAAGAGGCATTGATACTCTCAAAGATTTTATTGAGCGTCAACGCAATCAAATGAATCTCGATAGCGAACATAATAAATCCCAAGGCCGTCTCTTATAA
- the rpoN gene encoding RNA polymerase factor sigma-54, translating to MRFSISPRLGQQASLSPQLQQAVRLLMLSNLELEQELEKAALDNPIIEFEPGAAHHSTRSEGDGLEQIPNQISLQTALAEQIRVMNINPRLKAAVHYLAACLDERGFLTESLEIITLEIAERFQEQYTLAELQIALGHLQQLEPIGVGARDLSECLCIQLQEKLKQATITPEERATLSLALQICKSHLSKVANREYAKLKVLLGKSESSIEAAIRKIKTLNHHPAANYDDGIDQLVTPDIVVYKKRNLWLAKRNEEAVPKVSLNQEYINIISEHRDHADIGAMRQKMTEAKWLLKNIQQREETILRVASEVVARQQSFFESGDIALRPLVLREIADNLELHESTVSRVTKQKYLSCPLGLFELKHFFSHSIASEQGDRVSTTAVHEIIRRIVANESPGKPISDHSIAMILENQGYAVARRTVAKYRDSLRIPAMHLRRH from the coding sequence ATGCGCTTTTCGATTAGTCCCCGACTAGGCCAACAAGCCAGCCTCAGCCCACAACTTCAACAAGCTGTGAGGCTCTTAATGCTCTCGAATCTCGAACTTGAGCAAGAGCTTGAAAAAGCCGCTCTCGATAATCCAATCATCGAATTTGAACCTGGCGCGGCTCATCACTCCACGCGTAGTGAGGGTGATGGACTTGAACAAATACCGAATCAAATCTCGCTTCAAACTGCCCTCGCTGAACAAATTCGGGTAATGAATATCAACCCGAGACTTAAAGCGGCAGTTCACTACTTGGCAGCATGTCTCGATGAGCGCGGCTTTCTAACTGAAAGCCTTGAAATCATCACCCTTGAAATCGCTGAACGTTTTCAGGAGCAGTACACCCTCGCTGAATTACAAATAGCATTAGGCCACTTACAGCAATTAGAGCCTATTGGTGTTGGCGCACGCGATCTGAGCGAATGTCTATGCATCCAACTTCAAGAAAAGCTAAAGCAGGCAACTATTACCCCTGAAGAAAGGGCCACTCTTTCGCTTGCCCTACAAATTTGTAAATCCCACTTAAGTAAGGTGGCAAATCGAGAGTATGCAAAGTTAAAGGTTCTTTTGGGTAAATCTGAAAGCAGTATTGAGGCGGCAATTCGGAAAATTAAAACGCTTAACCATCATCCGGCAGCCAATTATGACGATGGCATTGATCAGTTGGTGACCCCAGATATTGTCGTTTACAAAAAGCGCAACCTATGGCTTGCTAAACGTAATGAGGAAGCCGTTCCAAAAGTCTCATTAAATCAAGAATATATCAACATCATCTCTGAACACCGTGACCATGCCGATATTGGTGCAATGCGCCAAAAAATGACAGAAGCAAAATGGTTATTAAAAAATATTCAACAACGGGAAGAAACCATACTGCGCGTGGCTTCTGAGGTCGTTGCACGGCAACAATCCTTCTTTGAGTCTGGGGATATTGCACTCCGCCCATTGGTTTTACGAGAAATCGCTGATAACCTAGAGTTGCATGAATCTACTGTATCTCGTGTAACGAAGCAAAAGTACTTAAGTTGCCCCTTGGGTTTATTTGAACTAAAACATTTCTTTAGTCATTCCATTGCCTCAGAGCAAGGTGATCGAGTCTCCACAACCGCGGTTCATGAAATTATTCGTCGTATCGTGGCCAATGAGTCTCCTGGTAAACCAATCTCTGATCACTCGATTGCAATGATTTTAGAAAACCAAGGGTATGCGGTTGCTCGGCGCACAGTAGCGAAGTATCGGGACTCACTGCGCATCCCAGCCATGCATTTGCGTAGGCATTAA
- the lptB gene encoding LPS export ABC transporter ATP-binding protein, with product MTSASPSVLQATSLQKRYGSRTVVRDVSIEVASGEVVGLLGPNGAGKTTSFYMIVGLVPLDGGDIRLNQKKISHLPIHQRARMGLSYLPQEASVFRKLNVAENIQAVLELQETNGKPLSKKQIQARLDELLGELQISHLRNNPALSLSGGERRRVEIARALASSPKFILLDEPFAGVDPIAVGEIQRIVRFLRDRQIGVLITDHNVRETLGICDHAYIISEGSVLAAGKPDEIIQNDAVRRVYLGENFRM from the coding sequence ATGACCTCGGCTTCTCCCTCCGTTCTTCAAGCGACATCGCTGCAAAAGCGGTATGGCTCTCGCACAGTTGTACGTGATGTCAGTATTGAGGTCGCAAGCGGTGAGGTCGTTGGCTTATTGGGACCTAATGGTGCTGGCAAAACAACCTCGTTTTACATGATTGTTGGCTTGGTCCCGCTCGATGGCGGGGATATTCGCTTAAATCAAAAGAAAATTAGCCATCTTCCGATTCACCAGCGTGCTCGAATGGGACTATCTTATTTACCCCAAGAGGCTTCTGTTTTTCGTAAATTGAATGTGGCGGAAAATATACAAGCCGTATTAGAGCTTCAAGAAACGAATGGCAAACCATTAAGCAAAAAGCAAATTCAGGCTCGTTTAGATGAGCTACTAGGCGAATTACAAATTAGTCACTTGCGCAATAATCCAGCCCTTTCCCTGTCAGGGGGGGAGCGGCGGCGAGTTGAAATTGCGAGGGCACTTGCCTCTTCACCTAAATTTATCCTGCTCGATGAGCCGTTTGCAGGTGTTGATCCGATTGCTGTAGGCGAAATCCAACGGATTGTGCGTTTTCTAAGGGACCGCCAAATTGGGGTTCTGATCACCGATCACAATGTGCGCGAGACTCTCGGCATTTGCGACCACGCTTACATTATTAGCGAGGGAAGCGTTCTCGCCGCTGGTAAGCCTGATGAAATTATTCAAAATGATGCGGTTCGAAGGGTTTATTTGGGAGAAAACTTCCGCATGTAG
- the lptC gene encoding LPS export ABC transporter periplasmic protein LptC → MRLSRHIIYLWIVRGLLRVLPFLLMGSLTLATFWLVKRSTPPESLALARVPQHVPDYILKNATLSNLDEQGQTKYRVLGRKLIHYEDDASIDLERPRIRIFQDQGAPVTVRAERGHIDGDLTILDLYENGEIFRPAQEALGDRKAAPQLLARSSYFQVLINDDIVRTDKPLELQQGMSIMNSSGGGTFNNVDHSASLKGQVRGRIEPAEQKGRN, encoded by the coding sequence ATGAGACTTTCTCGGCACATTATTTATTTATGGATCGTACGCGGTTTATTACGTGTCCTTCCCTTTTTGTTAATGGGCTCGCTAACTTTGGCCACCTTCTGGCTAGTCAAGCGCAGTACACCGCCTGAGTCGCTTGCACTAGCACGCGTGCCACAACACGTACCGGATTACATTCTCAAAAATGCAACTCTATCCAATCTCGATGAGCAAGGACAAACAAAATACCGTGTTTTGGGAAGAAAACTAATTCACTATGAAGACGATGCATCGATCGATCTAGAGCGTCCGCGGATTCGTATCTTTCAAGATCAGGGCGCACCCGTTACAGTACGGGCCGAGCGTGGTCATATTGATGGTGATTTAACGATCTTGGATCTGTATGAAAATGGTGAAATTTTTCGTCCGGCTCAAGAGGCTTTGGGGGATCGCAAGGCTGCCCCCCAATTACTGGCCCGCTCAAGTTACTTCCAAGTTTTAATTAATGATGATATTGTGCGTACCGATAAACCATTAGAGCTTCAACAGGGAATGTCGATCATGAATTCAAGTGGTGGTGGAACGTTTAATAACGTCGATCACAGCGCAAGCCTTAAAGGGCAAGTACGTGGTCGAATCGAGCCTGCTGAGCAAAAGGGTCGTAATTGA
- a CDS encoding PTS sugar transporter subunit IIA has translation MNVLSRLFTTDSINLNAQASNKAQAFENAGQYFATKLQIPSETVLSFLNAREALGSTGLGFGVAIPHGRIKGLQEPCAALFKLQTPIEFGAPDGKPVSLLLFLLVPEKATQEHLEILAVIAQLLTNPQTLDQLQNETDPEKVRDLICHWEALQ, from the coding sequence ATGAATGTTCTTAGTCGCCTATTTACTACTGACAGCATTAATTTGAATGCACAAGCGTCTAACAAGGCGCAGGCATTCGAAAATGCTGGTCAGTATTTTGCGACCAAACTTCAAATTCCGTCCGAGACTGTCTTAAGTTTCCTAAATGCCCGGGAAGCTCTGGGTTCAACTGGTCTTGGATTCGGTGTAGCCATACCTCATGGACGAATTAAAGGCTTACAAGAGCCATGTGCGGCTCTTTTTAAGCTCCAAACCCCAATTGAGTTTGGGGCCCCAGACGGCAAACCCGTTTCACTCCTCCTTTTTCTATTGGTTCCAGAAAAGGCAACCCAGGAACATCTTGAAATCCTAGCGGTCATTGCTCAGCTACTCACCAACCCCCAAACCCTTGACCAGTTGCAAAATGAGACTGATCCTGAGAAAGTTAGGGACTTGATTTGCCACTGGGAGGCTTTGCAATGA
- a CDS encoding KpsF/GutQ family sugar-phosphate isomerase, which produces MNAKNQRALELACTTLDLEADAIRKMRDRLAQDGQSALLLSVQLLEQCRGRIVVSGIGKSGHIARKVAATFASTGSPAFFVHPAEASHGDLGMVTRDDVFVAISNSGETDELLTIVPIIKRTGAKLIALTGDPNSSLAKLADAHLDISVDKEACPLNMAPTTSTTAALAMGDALAVSLLDARGFKAEDFLRSHPGGRLGRKLIAHVSEVMRDLSSTPKINVKASFVEALAEMSGQKMGLVVIVNDTNQVLGILTDGDLRRLLEKQASIDSISLADAMTPNPRTIPPDLIAEEAIAMMEQHRINHLIVADPEKRLLGALNLHDLFAAKVI; this is translated from the coding sequence ATGAATGCAAAGAACCAACGCGCTCTGGAATTAGCCTGCACCACCCTTGATTTAGAAGCGGATGCGATTCGCAAAATGCGGGATCGCTTAGCCCAAGATGGGCAGTCAGCCTTGCTGCTTTCGGTTCAGCTTCTCGAACAATGCCGCGGCCGAATTGTTGTTTCAGGAATCGGCAAGTCAGGTCACATCGCCCGAAAAGTAGCCGCCACCTTTGCATCAACCGGTTCTCCCGCATTTTTTGTGCATCCCGCCGAGGCAAGTCATGGCGATTTAGGCATGGTCACTCGTGATGATGTATTCGTAGCGATTTCAAACTCCGGTGAAACCGACGAATTACTCACGATTGTCCCCATCATTAAACGAACTGGCGCAAAATTAATTGCCTTAACAGGGGATCCTAATTCTTCACTTGCTAAATTGGCAGATGCACATCTTGATATTAGTGTTGACAAAGAAGCTTGCCCGCTCAATATGGCACCAACAACTAGCACGACGGCAGCCCTGGCTATGGGTGATGCACTCGCTGTTTCTCTATTGGATGCTCGAGGCTTTAAAGCGGAAGACTTTTTACGCTCTCACCCCGGCGGAAGACTAGGTCGAAAATTAATTGCCCATGTCTCAGAGGTCATGCGTGATCTCTCAAGCACTCCCAAAATCAATGTAAAGGCATCGTTTGTAGAAGCACTTGCAGAAATGAGTGGTCAAAAGATGGGTTTGGTCGTGATTGTGAATGACACCAACCAAGTATTAGGTATTCTGACCGATGGGGATCTACGACGTTTGCTCGAAAAACAGGCAAGCATCGACTCAATTAGTCTGGCAGACGCCATGACCCCTAACCCAAGAACCATACCGCCTGATTTAATTGCTGAAGAAGCCATCGCAATGATGGAGCAACATCGGATTAATCACTTAATTGTGGCTGATCCTGAAAAACGCTTACTAGGCGCCCTCAACTTGCATGACTTATTTGCAGCTAAGGTAATTTAA
- the rapZ gene encoding RNase adapter RapZ, with protein MRIQLITGISGSGKSVALRAFEDAGYDCVDNLPVSLIEQLVKTMEGEQRQHIAIAVDARRGESISQLPALLEKLRHKHQVDVLFLNADTNTLVQRFSETRRRHPLSHPTQSTTLIDAIERERELLAPLASEAQQIDTGHIPAHTLRHWIADQLKERPIGLALIFESFAFKGGVPSEADIVFDVRCLPNPHYEAPLRDQTGLDQAVADYLCQFPEVTQMLTDIETHIEKWLPHYLKDGRSYLTVAIGCTGGQHRSVYLVHQLNQLFSQAAIKDVYVLERHRELDSKKTRIG; from the coding sequence ATGCGCATCCAACTCATTACTGGCATCTCTGGTTCAGGAAAATCAGTAGCATTACGTGCGTTTGAAGATGCTGGCTACGATTGCGTTGATAACTTACCAGTGTCTTTAATTGAGCAATTGGTAAAGACCATGGAGGGCGAACAACGTCAGCATATTGCAATTGCAGTTGATGCTAGACGAGGAGAATCGATCTCTCAATTACCTGCGCTTCTGGAAAAGCTACGCCACAAGCATCAGGTTGATGTGTTGTTTCTAAACGCGGACACCAATACCTTGGTCCAGCGCTTCTCAGAAACGCGCCGCCGTCATCCACTCTCCCACCCAACGCAATCGACCACCTTAATTGATGCGATTGAGAGGGAACGAGAATTGCTCGCTCCTTTAGCAAGCGAAGCTCAACAAATTGATACTGGGCACATTCCTGCCCACACACTACGGCACTGGATCGCCGATCAATTAAAAGAGCGGCCCATTGGGCTAGCGTTGATATTCGAGTCCTTCGCATTCAAAGGTGGCGTACCCAGTGAGGCAGATATTGTGTTTGATGTTCGCTGCCTCCCAAACCCACATTACGAAGCGCCCCTGCGAGATCAAACTGGCTTAGATCAAGCGGTGGCGGACTATTTGTGTCAGTTTCCTGAGGTCACACAAATGCTCACTGATATTGAGACACATATCGAAAAATGGTTGCCACACTATTTGAAAGATGGTCGCAGCTATCTCACGGTAGCGATTGGTTGCACAGGCGGTCAACACCGATCGGTTTATCTCGTACATCAATTGAATCAATTATTCTCTCAGGCAGCCATCAAAGACGTATATGTCTTAGAGCGTCATCGAGAACTCGATTCCAAGAAGACCCGGATTGGCTGA
- a CDS encoding LptA/OstA family protein, with protein MRTLIFILALSALSLSANANQADRDKPLIINADQVDLDDLKQKYTLTGDVLLIRGSMVGTGERGFVLVTPEGYQMIDLNGKSNLPASMRQRRETLQDEFMQGIAKDILYDDQKERLLLVGNATVKRLLNMQMLDQLQGWQIEYEDVKESYQIKPQKLDLSRPPQSRAILAPRKKVLVQ; from the coding sequence TTGAGAACCCTGATTTTTATCCTGGCTCTTAGTGCGCTCTCCCTGTCTGCCAATGCCAATCAGGCTGATCGAGACAAGCCGTTGATCATTAATGCCGATCAAGTTGATCTTGATGATCTAAAGCAAAAATACACTCTAACCGGTGATGTTCTTTTAATACGCGGCAGCATGGTCGGCACGGGTGAGCGCGGCTTTGTCCTAGTCACCCCAGAGGGCTATCAAATGATTGACCTAAACGGAAAGTCTAATTTACCAGCCTCAATGCGCCAACGTCGCGAAACCCTGCAAGATGAGTTTATGCAAGGGATCGCCAAAGATATTCTTTATGATGATCAGAAGGAAAGGCTTTTGTTGGTTGGTAATGCCACCGTCAAGCGCCTACTCAATATGCAAATGCTCGATCAACTCCAAGGTTGGCAAATTGAATATGAAGATGTTAAAGAGAGTTATCAGATCAAACCACAAAAGTTGGACCTAAGTCGTCCCCCGCAATCAAGGGCAATCTTGGCTCCCAGAAAAAAAGTGCTTGTTCAATAA
- a CDS encoding KdsC family phosphatase, whose translation MAPTLQSHTTNPLTNYPQALERAAQVRILVLDVDGVLTNGQVFFGPDGKESIKGFDIQDGFGIKLLQSVGVECAVITGRHSKMVLGRCDELGITHAFTGVSDKKLALLELQQRVTFNPAIDLAVMGDDWPDLSIMQSAGLRIAPAQAHEAVRQTAHYVTQAKGGFGAVREACDLILKAQGHYDSLLAKARG comes from the coding sequence ATGGCACCGACTCTTCAATCACACACTACAAACCCATTAACTAACTATCCTCAAGCACTCGAGCGAGCAGCGCAAGTTCGTATATTGGTACTTGATGTCGATGGCGTTCTCACCAATGGTCAGGTTTTTTTTGGGCCAGACGGAAAAGAATCAATCAAGGGCTTTGATATTCAGGATGGCTTTGGCATCAAACTTCTTCAAAGCGTTGGGGTTGAGTGTGCCGTCATTACCGGTCGTCACTCAAAAATGGTGCTTGGGCGCTGTGATGAACTCGGTATTACGCATGCATTTACTGGTGTCAGTGATAAAAAATTAGCACTCCTAGAATTACAGCAACGGGTTACCTTTAATCCTGCCATCGACCTAGCAGTGATGGGAGATGATTGGCCTGACTTATCGATCATGCAATCTGCGGGCTTGCGAATTGCTCCTGCTCAGGCCCACGAAGCGGTCCGTCAAACCGCCCACTATGTCACGCAGGCCAAAGGTGGCTTTGGTGCGGTTCGTGAAGCCTGTGATTTAATCCTCAAAGCCCAGGGGCATTACGATTCGCTACTAGCCAAAGCCAGAGGCTAG
- the mutM gene encoding bifunctional DNA-formamidopyrimidine glycosylase/DNA-(apurinic or apyrimidinic site) lyase has product MPELPEVEVTRLGIKPHLEGRQITHVDVIDGRLRWPVPRGLPKILKGQRLNTIERRGKYLLLKMTDGYLIIHLGMTGVLRVLPHKDPLKPHDRVSIHFDDLSLRLHDPRKFGAVLWHPFTKGDVLKHPLIQKLGPEPLAEEFAGQLGATRLYQCSRKRTISVKAFLLAGQAVVGVGNIYCSESLFEAGIHPGLPAGKLSKAQCERLAEAVRTILKRAIAAGGSSLRDFVDAHGDPGYFMMQTKVYDRANEPCRVCKTPIRQITQGQRSTYYCPYCQKR; this is encoded by the coding sequence ATGCCAGAACTACCAGAGGTTGAAGTCACGCGTTTGGGGATTAAACCCCATCTAGAAGGGCGCCAGATCACGCATGTCGATGTGATTGATGGACGACTGCGTTGGCCTGTTCCCAGGGGCTTGCCAAAAATTCTGAAGGGGCAACGACTCAATACGATCGAGCGCCGAGGAAAGTATTTATTACTCAAAATGACCGATGGCTACTTGATTATTCATTTAGGCATGACTGGGGTATTGCGCGTTCTGCCCCATAAAGACCCCCTAAAGCCACACGATCGAGTCTCAATTCATTTTGATGATCTGAGTTTGCGACTTCACGACCCCCGAAAGTTTGGCGCTGTCTTGTGGCATCCATTTACCAAGGGCGACGTGTTAAAACATCCTTTAATTCAAAAATTAGGGCCAGAGCCTCTCGCCGAGGAGTTTGCGGGGCAGTTGGGCGCAACACGTTTGTACCAGTGTTCCCGAAAGCGAACGATTTCGGTAAAGGCATTTTTATTAGCCGGGCAAGCGGTGGTTGGTGTTGGCAACATCTATTGTTCTGAATCCTTGTTTGAGGCCGGCATTCATCCAGGCTTACCCGCTGGCAAATTAAGCAAAGCTCAGTGTGAGCGATTGGCCGAGGCGGTACGAACCATTTTAAAAAGAGCGATTGCAGCCGGCGGGAGCAGTTTGCGTGATTTTGTGGATGCGCATGGTGATCCAGGTTACTTCATGATGCAAACCAAAGTCTATGATCGCGCAAATGAACCCTGTCGAGTCTGCAAAACACCGATTCGGCAAATCACCCAGGGTCAGCGCTCGACCTATTATTGCCCTTACTGTCAGAAACGATAG
- the hpf gene encoding ribosome hibernation-promoting factor, HPF/YfiA family, with protein sequence MNLRINSRHLEVTPGIRDHLENRLERIRKHFDHVIDASAFLMIDKAKEKGLRQTAELTLHLKGKELFAQAHHEDLYHAMDAVIDKLDRQVIKHKERIQDHHHDKHQLQN encoded by the coding sequence ATGAATTTACGCATCAACAGCCGTCATCTCGAAGTTACTCCAGGCATTCGTGATCACTTAGAAAATCGTCTAGAACGAATTCGTAAGCATTTTGATCATGTGATTGATGCCTCTGCATTTCTCATGATTGATAAAGCAAAAGAAAAAGGATTAAGACAAACGGCTGAATTGACTCTTCATCTCAAGGGAAAGGAGTTATTTGCTCAGGCGCATCACGAAGATTTGTATCACGCAATGGATGCCGTCATCGATAAACTCGACCGACAAGTTATCAAGCATAAAGAGCGAATCCAAGATCACCATCACGATAAACATCAGCTGCAAAATTAA
- the mutY gene encoding A/G-specific adenine glycosylase gives MGFHFSQALIRWSKHYGRQGLPWQGHQDPYAVWVSEIMLQQTQVSTVMQRYPQFMRQFPTVKALASADLDAVMALWSGLGYYSRARNLHRCSQEIMAKYAGQFPRTAKELEQLPGIGRSTAGAIAAFAFEERAPILDANVKRVISRFFGVTGDQQSHETVQLLWEHATALLPKSKSQMPIYTQALMDFGATWCTPKAAKCQSQDQMCPMKSECKAYELGQVDLIPAKKKKKESPTFTTNIFLIRYQDEILLERRAPKAIWGGLYSLIETPWEPIEPKINRSKPSDVTSLLNQTVLSKLLSKSDLGSIASVEKGHVIEHVFSHRRLRMQPWIIHLKRKWSHLSATLDWICTRRLKEYGLPQPIRVFLESSSR, from the coding sequence ATGGGATTTCATTTTTCCCAGGCTTTAATTCGTTGGTCAAAGCATTATGGTCGTCAAGGTCTGCCCTGGCAAGGTCATCAAGATCCATATGCAGTTTGGGTATCGGAGATCATGTTACAGCAGACCCAGGTTAGTACTGTGATGCAGCGCTATCCACAATTTATGCGTCAATTTCCAACCGTCAAAGCGTTAGCCAGCGCAGATCTTGATGCGGTTATGGCTCTGTGGAGCGGATTGGGGTATTACTCGCGCGCACGTAATCTCCATCGTTGTTCCCAAGAGATCATGGCAAAGTATGCGGGCCAGTTCCCCAGAACGGCAAAAGAACTTGAGCAACTGCCCGGCATTGGCCGATCGACAGCAGGCGCAATTGCTGCCTTTGCATTCGAGGAGCGCGCCCCAATCCTAGATGCCAACGTGAAGCGGGTCATCAGCCGATTTTTTGGTGTTACAGGCGATCAACAAAGCCATGAGACAGTGCAATTACTGTGGGAACATGCAACAGCGCTTCTTCCCAAGTCAAAGTCTCAAATGCCTATTTACACACAAGCACTAATGGATTTTGGGGCTACCTGGTGCACCCCGAAGGCTGCTAAATGCCAAAGTCAGGATCAGATGTGCCCAATGAAGAGTGAGTGCAAAGCGTATGAGCTTGGTCAGGTCGACCTTATTCCAGCGAAAAAGAAGAAAAAAGAATCACCAACGTTTACAACAAATATCTTTTTGATTCGTTATCAGGATGAGATATTGCTTGAGAGGCGAGCTCCAAAAGCGATTTGGGGCGGACTCTATTCCTTAATCGAAACCCCATGGGAGCCGATCGAACCGAAAATAAATCGTTCAAAACCAAGTGACGTCACGAGCTTACTAAATCAAACTGTTCTTTCAAAGCTTTTATCAAAAAGCGATTTAGGGTCGATTGCCTCAGTTGAAAAAGGCCATGTAATCGAGCATGTATTTAGTCATCGACGGCTACGAATGCAACCATGGATCATTCATCTCAAACGGAAATGGTCGCACTTAAGCGCTACGCTCGATTGGATTTGCACAAGACGATTAAAAGAATACGGCCTGCCTCAGCCAATCCGGGTCTTCTTGGAATCGAGTTCTCGATGA